ATCGATAGCAAATGCAGCAACCGTACCCGCAGCGGCCCCAGATGACCACTCAAACGAGTGAACCCGATAAGCAGCAGCAGCAATATGACTCACAGCAATACTCTTTCCTGTTATTAACAAATTATCAATTTTTTGAGGAATAATTGACCGTAAAGGAATTTGAAAAGGATAAGCTTGGCCTTGTCCTAATCTTTCCCCCTCTTTCTCCTTATTACCAGGTTTTTCTGCCGGATATTCAGTCATACAAGGATGAAAATCAATAGCATAATGACCAATACCCACAGAGTCAGCATAAATAGTCGAACGTTTGCGTCTCGTCACCTGTTCAGGAGATATTTTACCACTCAAAATAGCAAACCCTTCTAAACCTGATAAAGTAGCATGAAGTTGACGATAAGTATCAGGAGAAAGATTTTTTTTGTAATAATCATCTTGATAATTACGGCGAGAAATATCAATTTCTGTTATCATAAAACCATCCTCATAAGCAAAAGATTCTCGACCAATAATTCGTCTAGCTTCCCGAATATAAGGATATTTTGATAACCCGTGAACCGTTCCCATAGGAGACTCTAAACCCGACATAAAACGATGGTTCGTATTAGGTTTTTTCACCCCTTCCCCTAACTGAGAATCTGTAGTTCCCATCACTAACCAGTAAAAATATCCGATCGCGTTTTCTTCCCCTTTACGGAGGGTATCAGTACGCAATCCCCCCATCCATCCCCCAGGTTTAAGTTGTCCTTGCTGTTGTAATTGTTGACGGGTATAGATAAAATTATCCTTAGAAGTTCCAGGTCGATAATCATTTCCCCAAGTCCAATTTTGCATAGAAATATCCCCTGGACTCGGTTGGGTAAAATTAATTCCCCCAAAAGTTTTTGCTTCCCCTTCTTCGGGACTCCAAATGCGTCGATAAGTATAAACAAGATCAAAGTCCGCTAAACGGGGTAATTCGTAGCTATAGTAAGGAGAATATTGAGGATAAAAATCAGGCATTTCATGGGTTTGGGGTTCCTTTGTTGTCTCCATCGCAAAGGTATAAGTAAATCCTTGGGTACAATAAGCATCACCGTTAATACTCGAAGACGAAGGTTCTAAATAAGAACGAGGATCAACCCCTAAACGGTAAGGAATATCAGCTAAACCAATGATTTCTCCCGTTTCTGTCGCTTCAATAACATACCAGTCGGCCGGTTCTTTTCTGTCGTGAGGTTTAGGAACAAAACGAAGGATTTTTTTGTCAAAACGGGCTGAATTTTCGTATTTATAAGCTTCTTCAATAGTTTGAGAAAGGGGATAAGTATTTAACGGGGGTGCATTTTCGGCCGGACGATGCTGAATGGCGATCGCACTCATAATTTGCTTTCCCGTTCCCCCATTCGGGTTCTTTTGGATGTCTAACTCTTTAATAACCGTAGCAGGAAACCATTTTAAGGTTCCATTGCCTTTTTTGGCCGCATCTTGTAACATCTCCATCAGGAGTTTATCCCCATCGGCCGGTAAGAAACAAGAGTCACTCACCCAACAGTCTCCGGGGTTAAGTTCTCCGTAATGTTCTTCTAGACGTTTTCTTAATTCTAAATAACCACGAGGGAAAATTAACTGCAATCGCTGAGTTGGACGTTCATCTAATGCGGAGGTTCCCTGAGAAGAAATTTGTCCCCCCAACCAGTCGGTAATTTCAGTCAGACAGACGGTTTTTCCGGCTAATAACCCCTCATAAGCTGCCGCACTGCCTGCGAGTCCTCCCCCCACTACTAATAGCTCACATTCTACCGTTTCGTCAGGGGTACGAGGAGGGTTAGCGACCGTAATAGGGGCCAGAACTTGCCATAATAGCACAGTTAAAGGAAGGGTCGCTAAACGGCGACGGAGTTTATTTATCATAGTCTGTCTAGGAAAAAAACCTCGAAAAGAACCTCTATGGTTTATCGATAGGATTCATCCCCGTTCAGTTCCCCAAAGCCTATCAGAGTTTATCAATAGATACCATTAAATTCCACTTTTTTCCACTTCAGTGTAAAGATAGAAATCCCTAAAACCATGAATTTACATAGATTTTGGGACTGACATCCCTAATGATTCTGCTTTATTCTAGGGATAACAAGAGGAACACAGGAGGCAACTAAAATGTTATCTAGCACCAACTCCACCACCATCATCCGCAACTATCTCATTCTCGCTACTACGGTTATGGTCATTAGTTCCGGGTTAGTCGATACATTTAATAATCCCACTCGTGCGGGACAACAAGATCGTTTAGATAATTATGGACGTTATGTTAGCGCAGGACTGGTTGCTCATGCTCAAACTTTAGGGCGTTAATTAATAATTAATCATTAATCATTAATATTTTATAATTATTAACTCATAATTCATAATTCATGATTTATACTTCATAGAAGTAATATTCATAAAACGAATCAGAGTCTAATGTTTAATTTTTCTGCGATTACATCATCTAGTTCGTTTCAAAAGATAATGCTAATCGGTGTCATATCTGCTATAAGTATACCAACACCATCTTTAGGAGCAGTTGCTAACTTCGACAAGTTAAATACAGGATTTTTTGGCTCTAGTATTACCAATAATGGAATTACTTTCTCTAATTTAATTGCGGGGTTTCGTTCCAGTCCACCCGAATTTGTTGTTAAATCAGGTAATCAATTTAATTCCGTTTTTTCTCGACCTAATTATCTCACATTTGGTAGTTCAATAGTAGCCAACGGTAACAGTAGCCAAATTCCTGATCAACCTCTATTAGGTGGGTTTGGTTCCATGACTATTACCCCTGAAAAACTGGCAACAAGTGTCAGTTTAAGCGTGCTAACTACTAATCCCAATTTTGATTTTGGTTCATTCGATGATTCATTGGTTTTACAAGCCTTTTTAAAAGGAGAATCAGTGGGCAGTACTTCAGTGCCAATTGCCAATTTTTCTAAACTCAACAGATCGGGTAAATATTTGTTTTCCAAGCTTTCCCTATCTAATATCATTTTTGATGAATTACAATTATTTACTCCTAGAGCTTTTGCTGATGGAGTAATTTCTTTAGGAGTTGATAATGTGAATATCACTACTTTAAATAATAAAGCTCCACGTTCAGTTCAACCCTCACAAACTGCTTTAAATAATAATGTCCCAGGTTCAGTTCAACCCTTACAAACCGTTCCTGAGTCTCAACCGATAACCCTCTTAGGACTCTTTTTTAGTGGCATAGTAGGATACTTGGTAAAAAGAAGACAAACTAGCACAGAATCTTAAAAATAGCTACGAGTTGCCCTTTAGGAATGATGTTATAGTTATATTAATGGCAACTTTTGAAACTTACGCAGTGTCAAAGATAGGGGAAATTTACACTCATCTGTTCGGTTCTACTACTACGGTTAAGACCTTAATCCAGTTACCATTATAGAAGCAAGCAGTAGGCAATTTGTCCAAAAAGGAAGTCAATGGTAGTATCTGAGGGGTTATTAACTAAATTAAGTGATGTGATTAATCGCTACGAAACCATAGCCGTGGGAACTTGTCTATCTGATCACAGTTCGGTTAACCCTCATAATAGCGAAAAAATTAACCGCGCTCGACTCAAAGCACAAGGGGAATGGTTTGCCGCGATCGCCGCTTTAGAAACTTTACTATTATCTCTAGTTAACCCCTTATCAGAGGATTCTACTATCTGTCAGGGCTTGATTTTATCTG
This genomic window from Aphanothece sacrum FPU1 contains:
- a CDS encoding FAD-dependent oxidoreductase, coding for MINKLRRRLATLPLTVLLWQVLAPITVANPPRTPDETVECELLVVGGGLAGSAAAYEGLLAGKTVCLTEITDWLGGQISSQGTSALDERPTQRLQLIFPRGYLELRKRLEEHYGELNPGDCWVSDSCFLPADGDKLLMEMLQDAAKKGNGTLKWFPATVIKELDIQKNPNGGTGKQIMSAIAIQHRPAENAPPLNTYPLSQTIEEAYKYENSARFDKKILRFVPKPHDRKEPADWYVIEATETGEIIGLADIPYRLGVDPRSYLEPSSSSINGDAYCTQGFTYTFAMETTKEPQTHEMPDFYPQYSPYYSYELPRLADFDLVYTYRRIWSPEEGEAKTFGGINFTQPSPGDISMQNWTWGNDYRPGTSKDNFIYTRQQLQQQGQLKPGGWMGGLRTDTLRKGEENAIGYFYWLVMGTTDSQLGEGVKKPNTNHRFMSGLESPMGTVHGLSKYPYIREARRIIGRESFAYEDGFMITEIDISRRNYQDDYYKKNLSPDTYRQLHATLSGLEGFAILSGKISPEQVTRRKRSTIYADSVGIGHYAIDFHPCMTEYPAEKPGNKEKEGERLGQGQAYPFQIPLRSIIPQKIDNLLITGKSIAVSHIAAAAYRVHSFEWSSGAAAGTVAAFAIDEQILPYQLVEEPLFRSQKLQELRKLLDTNNNPTTFPNTSIFNETWDEWK